A stretch of the Perca flavescens isolate YP-PL-M2 chromosome 10, PFLA_1.0, whole genome shotgun sequence genome encodes the following:
- the LOC114563108 gene encoding V-type proton ATPase 116 kDa subunit a: protein MGSMFRSEEVCLVQLFLQSGSAYNCVSELGELGLVEFRDLNPNVNAFQRKFVGEVRRCEELEKTLSFLEQEINRSLSPPLQCPLPPPCPTPLAPQPRELITIEEECERLARELKEVSRNRDSLRTQLTQLSQYQGVLTRTHSLTALQAPPPVLESQGLFDNRQDVHLSFVAGVVHPWKVPSFERLLWRACRGYTIVDFREMEDRLEHPVTGEMVQWTVFLISYWGDQIGQKVKKICDCFRTQTFAYPESTAEREEILQGLQSRIEDIKSVLSQTESFLQQLLMRAVAVLPQWKVRVQKCKAVQMVLNLCSPSVTDKCLIAEAWCPVGKLPELQSALREGGRKSGSSVDSFYNRLPTSTAPPTLFPINSFTAGFQNIVDAYGVASYREVNPAVYTIITFPFLFAVMFGDVGHGLLMTVAALWMVLEEKDPKLKSNTNEIWRMMFGGRYLILLMGLFSIYTGAIYNECFSRGLTTFNSAWHVGPMFENNIWNSSVLAGNQYLSMDPNVSGVFTSPYPFGIDPVWGLSNNKLTFLNSYKMKMSVIIGVIHMTFGVCLSFFNYWHFGQISSVFFVLIPELFFMVCLFGYLVFMVVFKWIAYTPAQSRIAPSILIHFIDMFLFTDNPENPKLYEGQIVVQKTLVVLALCSVPVLLLGKPMYEYITFKRRRRHVHQEDERHPLVVDEGSINTCQGEVEGGAAEEEEFDAADVFMHQAIHTIEYCLGCISNTASYLRLWALSLAHAQLSEVLWVMVMRIALRWQGYVGSVVLFVVFAFFAMLTVSILLVMEGLSAFLHALRLHWVEFQNKFYSGSGYKLSPFSFSYLINPSAPI, encoded by the exons ATGGGCTCCATGTTTCGCAGTGAGGAGGTGTGCCTGGTGCAGCTCTTCCTTCAGTCCGGCTCGGCCTACAATTGTGTCAGTGAGCTGGGAGAACTGGGCCTGGTTGAGTTCAGAGAT TTAAATCCAAATGTGAACGCCTTTCAGAGGAAGTTTGTCGGCGAGGTTAGACGATGCGAGGAACTTGAGAAAACTTTAA GCTTCCTGGAGCAGGAGATCAATCGCTCCCTGTCTCCACCCTTGCAGtgtcccctccctcctccatgcCCAACACCTTTGGCCCCTCAGCCCCGCGAACTCATCACCATAGAAGAGGAGTGCGAGAGGCTGGCCCGAGAGCTCAAAGAG GTGTCCAGGAACAGAGACAGCCTGCGGACTCAGCTGACCCAGCTCAGCCAGTACCAAGGAGTCCTGACCAggacacactctctcacagcCTTACAG GCACCACCACCTGTACTGGAAAGCCAAGGTCTGTTTGATAACCGCCAAGATGTCCACCTCAG ttTTGTGGCAGGAGTGGTCCATCCTTGGAAGGTCCCCTCGTTTGAACGGTTGTTATGGCGGGCATGTCGCGGTTACACCATTGTGGATTTCAGAGAAATGGAGGATCGACTCGAGCATCCGGTCACG GGGGAAATGGTGCAATGGACAGTGTTCCTCATCTCCTATTGGGGAGATCAGATTGGACAGAAGGTCAAGAAGATATGTGATTG CTTTCGCACACAGACATTTGCATACCCTGAGAGCactgctgagagagaggagATTCTCCAGGGACTTCAAAGCAGAATTGAAGATATCAAATCA GTCTTGTCACAGACCGAGTCCttcctgcagcagctgctgaTGCGGGCGGTAGCTGTGTTGCCCCAGTGGAAGGTGCGTGTGCAGAAGTGTAAGGCGGTCCAGATGGTTCTGAATCTCTGCAGCCCCTCTGTCACAGACAAATGCTTGATCGCTGAGGCCTGGTGTCCCGTTGGCAAGCTTCCTGAACTGCAGAGCGctctgagagagggaggg AGAAAGAGTGGCAGTAGTGTCGACTCTTTCTACAACCGCCTGCCTACCTCCACCGCTCCACCTACCCTGTTTCCCATCAACTCCTTCACAGCTGGTTTCCAGAACATTGTCGATGCCTACGGTGTGGCCAGCTACCGTGAAGTCAATCCAG CGGTGTACACCATAATTACGTTCCCCTTCCTGTTTGCTGTGATGTTTGGGGATGTGGGTCATGGTTTACTGATGACTGTGGCTGCCCTCTGGATGGTCCTTGAGGAGAAGGACCCTAAACTAAAGAGCAACACCAATGAG atctgGAGGATGATGTTTGGAGGACGGTATCTGATTCTGCTGATGGGACTGTTCTCTATCTACACGGGGGCCATTTACAACGAGTGCTTCAGCAGAGGCCTCACTACCTTCAACTCAGCGTGGCACGTCGGCCCGATGTTCGAGAACAACATTTGGAA tTCATCAGTCCTCGCTGGGAACCAGTACTTGTCCATGGATCCCAATGTGTCTGGTGTTTTCACCAGCCCCTATCCATTCGGCATTGACCCG GTCTGGGGGCTGTCCAACAACAAACTAACTTTCCTAAACTCGTACAAGATGAAGATGTCAGTCATCATCGGTGTCATACACATGACTTTTGGAGTCTGCTTGTCATTCTTTAACTACTG GCACTTTGGTCAGATAAGCAGTGTGTTCTTTGTGCTGATCCCTGAGCTGTTCTTCATGGTGTGTCTGTTTGGCTACCTGGTGTTCATGGTGGTCTTCAAGTGGATCGCCTACACTCCCGCCCAGTCCAGAATCGCTCCGAGTATACTGATCCACTTCATAGACATGTTCCTCTTCACAGACAACCCTGAGAACCCAAAGCTCTATGAAGGACAG ATTGTGGTGCAGAAGACCCTGGTGGTGCTGGCCCTGTGCTCTGTCCCGGTCCTCCTGCTCGGGAAACCCATGTACGAATACATCACATTCAAGAGAAGACGGCGTCAtgta CATCAGGAGGATGAAAGACATCCCCTGGTGGTCGATGAAGGCTCCATCAACACTTGTCagggggaggtggagggaggaGCTGCTGAGGAGGAG GAGTTTGATGCTGCAGATGTGTTCATGCATCAGGCCATCCACACCATAGAGTACTGCTTGGGCTGCATCTCCAACACCGCCTCTTATCTCCGACTCTGGGCTCTCAGTTTGGCGCACGCAC AGCTGTCAGAGGTGTTGTGGGTGATGGTGATGCGTATTGCGCTGAGGTGGCAGGGATATGTGGGATCTGTAGTCCTCTTTGTGGTTTTTGCCTTCTTTGCTATGTTGACTGTCTCCATCCTGCTGGTTATGGAGGGACTCTCAGCCTTCCTGCACGCGCTCCGTCTGCACTG GGTGGAGTTTCAGAACAAGTTCTACAGTGGATCAGGCTACAAGCTGagccctttctctttctcataTCTGATCAATCCATCAGCTCCAATATGA
- the prpf19 gene encoding pre-mRNA-processing factor 19: MSLVCAISNEVPEHPCVSPVSSQVFERRLIEKYIAENGTDPMNGQPLSEEQLVDIKVSHPIRPKAPSATSIPAILKSLQDEWDAVMLHSFTLRQQLQTTRQELSHALYQHDAACRVIARLTKEVTAAREALATLKPQAGLVAPQAVPASQPAAAGAGGEPMEISEQVGMTPEIIQKLQDKATILTTERKKRGKTVPEELVRAEDLSKYRQVASHAGLHSASVPGILALDLCPSDTNKVLTGGADKNVVVFDKSEEQIVATLKGHTKKVTSVIYHPSQSVVFSASPDNTIRVWSVAGGNCVQVVRAHEAGVTGLSLHATGDYLLSSSEDQYWAFSDIQTGRVLTKVTDESAGCALTCAQFHPDGLIFGTGTADSQIKIWDLKERTNVANFPGHSGPVTSIAFSENGYYLATGAQDSSLKLWDLRKLKNFKTITLDNNYEVKSLVFDQSGTYLAVGGSDIRVYICKQWSEVLNFTDHTGLVTGVAFGENAQFLTSAGMDRSLKFYSL, from the exons ATGTCTTTGGTTTGTGCAA TCTCCAACGAGGTGCCGGAGCACCCGTGCGTCTCCCCGGTATCCAGCCAAGTGTTTGAGCGCAGGCTGATCGAGAAGTACATCGCAGAGAATGGGACCGACCCGATGAACGGACAACCCCTGTCTGAGGAGCAGCTCGTAGATATCAAAG tgTCCCATCCTATTAGACCAAAGGCTCCATCAGCAACAAGTATTCCTGCCATTCTCAAGTCCCTTCAAGATGAGTGG GATGCTGTTATGCTTCACAGCTTCACCCTGCGGCAACAGCTGCAGACTACTCGCCAAGAACTGTCACATGCTCTCTACCAACATGATGCTGCCTGCAGAGTCATCGCTCGACTCACCAAAGAGGTCACTGCTGCGAGAGAAG CTCTTGCCACACTCAAACCCCAGGCTGGATTGGTTGCCCCTCAGGCAGTCCCTGCCTCTCAGCCAGCCGCAGCA GGTGCTGGTGGAGAGCCCATGGAGATTAGTGAACAGGTGGGAATGACCCCCGAGATCATCCAGAAG CTCCAAGACAAAGCTACTATCCTCActacagaaagaaagaag AGAGGAAAAACTGTCCCAGAGGAGCTTGTTAGAGCTGAGGATCTCAGCAAATACCGCCAAGTGGCCTCTCATGCT GGTCTTCATAGTGCCAGTGTCCCTGGTATTCTGGCTCTGGATCTGTGTCCCTCAGACACCAACAAAGTTCTCACCG GTGGCGCTGATAAGAACGTGGTGGTGTTTGACAAGAGCGAGGAACAGATTGTTGCAACACTTAAGGGTCACACCAAGAAGGTCACCTCTGTCATTTATCATCCATCCCAG TCCGTGGTCTTTTCTGCATCTCCAGACAACACCATCCGTGTGTGGTCTGTCGCCGGGGGTAACTGTGTCCAGGTTGTGCGTGCCCACGAGGCAGGTGTCACTGGACTCTCTCTACACGCTACTGGGGACTACCTGCTCAGCTCCTCTGAggatcag TACTGGGCCTTTTCTGATATCCAGACTGGTCGAGTCCTCACCAAAGTTACTGATGAAAGTGCTGGCTGTG CTCTAACCTGTGCTCAGTTCCACCCTGATGGTCTTATTTTTGGCACTGGGACGGCTGATTCCCAAATCAAGATTTGGGATCTGAAGGAGCGCACCAACGTGGCCAACTTCCCAGGCCACTCTGGCCCCGTCACCTCCATTGCTTTCTCTGAGAACGGATACTATCTGGCCACAG GTGCCCAGGATAGTTCTCTGAAACTGTGGGATCTGAGGAAACTGAAGAACTTCAAGACCATCACTCTGGACAACAACTATGAG gtgaaGTCCCTTGTGTTTGACCAGAGTGGAACCTACCTGGCTGTTGGAGGGTCTGACATCCGTGTGTACATCTGCAAACAGTGGTCTGAGGTCCTCAACTTCACAG ACCATACAGGATTGGTGACCGGAGTGGCCTTTGGAGAGAACGCTCAGTTCCTCACCTCTGCAGGAATGGACAGAAGTCTCAAATTTTACAGTTTGTAG
- the mrpl18 gene encoding large ribosomal subunit protein uL18m, with protein MALHVISRSVRLLGQIQRCRPLMATNQTVSVCYPARCVSQAEAASQPEPGADENEAVNPTFVNRNPRNLEQMAVAVKDRGWKTIWPHREFYHRLEFSRTQHHVTAHVFSSSSPVPVLSCSTKEWALKKELASTSCVAACQAVGEVLAHRCQQAGITRMVYRAIPWTYRSDAVQSFRSAMKEGGITLSEPRRKYIST; from the exons ATGGCTTTGCACGTAATCAGTCGCAGTGTACGGTTGTTAGGTCAAATTCAACGATGCCGTCCACTTATGGCTACAAACCAGACAG tATCTGTCTGTTATCCAGCTCGGTGTGTGAGTCAGGCTGAGGCAGCCTCCCAGCCGGAGCCCGGCGCTGATGAAAATGAAGCCGTGAACCCGACCTTTGTGAACCGAAACCCCCGGAACCTGGAGCAGATGGCTGTGGCTGTGAAGGACCGGGGCTGGAAGACCATCTGGCCTCACCGGGAGTTCTACCACAG GTTGGAGTTTTCTCGCACCCAGCACCATGTAACGGCTCACGTGTTCTCCAGCAGCTCTCCTGTCCCGGTGCTTTCCTGTTCAACCAAGGAGTGGGCGCTGAAGAAGGAGCTGGCTTCCACAAGCTGCGTGGCAGCGTGTCAGGCTGTGGGTGAGGTGCTGGCACACCGATGCCAGCAGGCTGGCATCACCAGGATGGTGTACAGGGCTATTCCCTGGACGTACCGCTCCGACGCT GTTCAGTCATTTAGGTCGGcaatgaaagagggaggaatAACCCTCAGTGAACCCAGAAGGAAATACATCAGTACCTGA
- the LOC114563184 gene encoding uncharacterized protein LOC114563184, which yields MSFCVLLTALFALPLAVGWVVLGEREEALMVCAGREFRLPVYSTSRTVTFTPNHEGQRRVLLDKTIVKDRRFEWTRDKMLVLKEVTHGDQGLYAIKLFSGFTYETVRLTVSECIKSHHRNYGDKFEHIIPENGSLLEFSPRGAPPEAMPVVLWNRTDPETSDVGRGRLRGGKVWVAERVTQADQGNYTVRDGNGTVLSRSTLTVRGHSFNVTRFTREYLNLPLFLPVPHAHLIFTPTRHPDKSPLGPFDPKPPRGPVQLIREGHIMDHDMRYRGLISLGRNGTINEVVIGRLSSRHDGMYEIRDGDGNLVSSTWLQVIEKGGRWRALLKTITVPSGMFVSLAGFILFMRRYPNCSLSHIIAGLRANRTPPANPPRINIQDYSQPSTPPSGCYSHSQQPETPRKLTPRASPTHTGYSPVIGTPRAENQEAHRLAARSSPCHNSTTEGDISHNNGEERRISFSVPGSSDCLHSSEDCVQFQIKKDEDKERWSKSQRYFSTLPLDTDTSESCSVYTSEKLNFL from the exons ATGTCCTTCTGTGTCCTGCTCACTGCCCTTTTTGCGCTTCCTCTTGCTGTGG GTTGGGTTGTACTGG GTGAAAGAGAAGAAGCCCTGATGGTGTGTGCCGGGAGAGAGTTTCGTCTGCCGGTCTACTCAACATCCAGAACAGTGACTTTTACGCCAAACCATGAGGGGCAGAGGCGTGTCCTGCTGGACAAAACCATT GTAAAGGACCGGCGTTTTGAGTGGACTAGAGATAAAATGCTGGTCCTGAAAGAAGTCACTCATGGTGATCAGGGACTTTACGCCATCAAACTGTTCTCTGGATTCACCTACGAGACTGTTCGTTTGACTGTTTCAG AGTGCATTAAGTCCCACCACAGAAACTATGGGGATAAATTTGAGCACATCATCCCTGAAAATGGCTCTCTGCTGGAGTTTTCTCCCCGGGGTGCTCCACCTGAGGCAATGCCAGTTGTGCTGTGGAACCGGACGGACCCTGAGACCAGCGATGTGGGCCGGGGGCGGCTGCGGGGCGGGAAGGTCTGGGTGGCCGAAAGAGTGACACAAGCGGACCAAGGCAACTACACTGTGAGAGACGGCAATGGGACGGTCCTGTCCCGCAGCACACTCACTGTCCGCG GGCACTCCTTCAATGTCACCCGCTTCACAAGGGAGTATCTTAACCTGCCCCTGTTTCTTCCTGTCCCGCATGCCCACCTCATTTTTACCCCCACCCGCCACCCTGACAAATCCCCCCTGGGGCCTTTTGACCCCAAGCCCCCCCGTGGCCCTGTGCAGCTGATCCGTGAGGGCCATATAATGGACCACGACATGCGTTACAGGGGCCTCATCTCTCTGGGCAGGAACGGCACCATCAATGAGGTTGTGATAGGGAGGTTGTCCTCAAGGCATGATGGGATGTACGAAATCAGAGATGGGGATGGCAACCTGGTATCCTCCACCTGGTTACAGGTGATCG AAAAGGGAGGCAGATGGCGAGCACTTCTCAAGACCATTACGGTCCCTTCTGGCATGTTTGTGTCATTGGCTGGTTTTATCCTGTTCATGAGGCGATACCCAAACTGCAGCCTGTCACACATCATCGCTGGCCTCAGAGCAAACCGCACTCCACCAGCAAACCCTCCAAGGATCAACATCCAG GACTACAGCCAGCCCAGCACTCCGCCCTCAGGCTGCTACAGTCACTCTCAGCAGCCTGAAACACCAAGAAAATTGACCCCTAGAGCCAGTCCTACTCATACT GGTTACAGTCCCGTTATAGGTACTCCGAGAGCTGAGAACCAGGAAGCACACAGATTGGCAGCTAGGAGCTCCCCTTGTCATAATTCAACTACTGAG GGGGATATATCTCACAACAATGGGGAGGAGAGAAGGATTTCCTTTTCAGTTCCCGGGTCTTCAGACTGCCTCCACTCCTCTGAGGACTGTGTTCAATTCCAGATCAAGAAAGATGAAGATAAAGAAAGGTGGAGCAAATCACAAAGATACTTTTCCACACTGCCGCTAGACACGGACACCTCTGAATCCTGCAGTGTGTACACTTCGGAGAAATTGAACTTCTTATAA